Below is a window of Humulus lupulus chromosome 9, drHumLupu1.1, whole genome shotgun sequence DNA.
GGTAACTAAAAAGAAAGTGAAGTAATTCACATGCATAAATCActaaatatagatatatatatctTCCCTATTATATAAGTGGCTATCTAACAGAGTTTAGTATTTAACGGATTTTGGTATGTTTTAACAGAATTTGTTACGAATTTAACCGAATATGCTAAAAAACAAGTTAAATTTAAATAAGTCATCCAAACTGAACAATTGCTTCTATTcccaaaaaatacaataattggttcTTTACACAATCAAATAATtaatgttaaaaaaattaaacaatacaaCACTTCAGAAGTACATATCCTTTCAAGAGTACACAACCCTTCAGAAGTACATATCTTTTCAAGAgtacacaaccataaaaaatttccctgattttgttttcatatatatatttggtgattagcAAGAAGTACTCAATTCATCAAAATCAAGAGTATGGCCAAGTTGTTGATAATTACTACTGCTGATGATGAAGAGACTAGAAGAAACAATCGTGAAGAAGTGGTTAAGAAAATTATAAGAGATACAATGGTGGTTGTGAATGCATCGATTCGTAAAATACATATGAAACTTGATGAAGATGTTAGAGACGAATGGAATATGGATGACAGAATAAATGCATACAcgtaagtatatatatatgtaaatataataTTCCCTTTTGATTTTCAAAGTTTAAACATATATTAATAATAGATTGCGTTAATTATATTTTAACATATTACTCATTTCCATGTTATACAGAGTTGTTTACAACGTTTTCTGTACGAAAGACATACATGTTTTTTGGCATTATGTAATTCGTGAGTTTTATGATAAATATGAGAGCATTTTGACACAAAGGATTTCAAACTATGTAAGCTCCGTGACTTAAttcataggttttttttttaactagaataaaaataaaatcatatagatTCTTTATTAAAAACATGATATTATTAAGTTTGTGTGTTGGTGTAGGTGATTCCTTCATTGGAAGATATGTACCGCGAAGAGTTCATGATTGAAATTGTGAAACAATGGACAGAGCTAGAACAATACAAAAGATATCTTCAGATAATATTTGCTCGTGTGGAGAAAGTTGCAGCGCATTTACATCTAGAAAATCATTCATTGATTGATATTTGTAAAACCCAATTCTGTGacagggtatatatatatatatatatatgttccaattatcttaaaagaaaaagaaaaagaaaaattatttgattttttattttttaagtgttgatgtttttttttcttttacttttcagGTCTGGGATAGGTTCCACACTGAAATCGACTTTTCGGTAACTAAGATGGTAAAACAATCCTCGCCACCAtttcttgtttttatttaattgtttatatatttttaacaagataataattaattatatatgttatatataacaCAGAAGGAGGCAGGGGTGTTTAGCAATGAAAATCCATTGAAGAATAACCTGATTCAATTCTTCACTGACATGGAGAAAGTATGTCCCAATGAACGATTTCAGACGACTTATGATATTGTCAAACAGCAGTAGAATTTCAATCGTGCCCAAAATTATTGAAGATTTCGTTGGattttatatatgattatgataatTTTATAATGATGATGATTTTATAATGCTATAGCACGTGCTTTGTACGTGCACATAACAAGGCACCAAATGGAGGCATCATGTTCTATATTTTGCTTCACCGAAAtataacgtgcattgcacgtattttatacctagtatatatatatatagataattcTATACCTTTTATGGTGACGAAAAATAGATTGAAAGAGACTGTATTCCAccagcacaaaaaaaaaaattagtcaaggTAACAATATGTATCAACTTAATTTTTAGTAaggtaaattatttaaaaaattttgagaatttttaaaaaattttaaacaaCTATAATAAATACAGTCATTAAAAAAATACATCGAAAATTATTCACGGGCCGAATACACTATACAAGTATCCTATATATATAGGAATTCTTTTACAGAAGATTTactttaagccttaccggtgGGGCTTACAGTGTTTTCCGACTcatgaacagttttcagcgcgattttttttatgactgtgtatattgtaactattttgaGCTTCATGCaagttttcaaaaaattctgaatagtttataatactgaaaactaagttcaaacatgttgttgcacgtatgattaattttttttatgcgcatggaaaGCAATATGTTTGAACATAATTTTTGGtgctgtaaattattcagaatttttttaaaatttacaaatactctaaataactataatatacaaagggaaatttcactttttatacaTACTAATAggtataattacaaaaaaatcttAGCATTATTAACTTTTTCAAATGCATGCTAAGCTTTTCCCTCCTACCGAAAATACCCTTCCCATTCaatctcagccttctctctctcagtctcggtttctctctctctcagtctCACAAAAATCCCCCAAAAACCATCGAACCCCCACCTCCGTCGAGCCGCCATCTCCGTCGAGCCGTCGAGCCCGCATCTCCGTCGAGCTCCCACCTTCTCCGTCGAGCCCCCACCTTCTCCCATTTCTCCGGCGATCTCGAGCCCACTGCAAACTCCCATTTTTCTGTCAAACCCGAGACCCACGGAGcatatttccttcaaagtttaaaaaactaaggtaaaatcttgaaCCCAAGTCCATATTTGGTTTATATCGCTGTTGAATCTGTGATTTGTGGAATGGGTTGTCtgattttgtgggaaattttttctgggtttgaaccagtggctcgataggttcgattatggttcgatagtaggctcgataaggtagtttgaacagttcgatgatggatcgattatggctcgataggatctcgataggagctcgataggaACTCGATAGGAACTTGATAATAGCTCGATAAGATTTGTTGTATTATATTACAAGGGCTCGATAGGTTATGTTTcagctcgatgatagctcgatagagctcgatgacaacttatttcagtgtttttatgaaaaaaaatttattctgttttcttacaaaaaaaatttcatgtgttgttacagatgcctaagttgcttgttccgttcagtgatcactttcctggtcgagtgacatatcggggtagtagtactttaaatcacattaagaccaggtttttggagctcgggctgcttgaaagggctaaggaatcccctttcaagcaattctttttggcttcggagtttaatttctccggagtcttggtgcatcaactgttgctgaggaaaatcgccagcaacaacgaagatgaggtgcattttttcttggggtcgaagtcttgtagattcggcatgggagagtttgccctggtgacggggttggatttcagtgccttcccgtcaccagaagagttggaagggcgtaatctcagcgatcggttgataaaggagtatttcaacgatgctgagaaagtaaagctgtcacaggtggaccatgctttcaagacttgtgcggttgtggaagatgtgtacaagcttggtctatgtctgtttgttgagggggttctgaatgccattgagggcaaactgcacatttggcgagatattctaaaaattgttgagaatgtagagtacttcttcagctatccatgggggaactactcttataggaggctattgcattcttgtaagaaggacatggtgaagcaaaaggctaactatgatgccaagaaggatgccaaggtgcagcaagattccaaatacagtatgtatggttatgcccccgccttacagtactgggcatatgaggctatccaacagcttgcggtggagcttgttgtgagctcgggaaacatgttcccgaggatgcttagctggtcgcatcggaggaacaaggatttcaccaagtccgtcatcgcaccgatattattgaagaagaatgtaagttatgttgttttttttttatctatatgcttatcttttatcattatttgagttaaccaaatgttttatgttgtttgcagttaattgttcttccgatgttgaaccctcggccagcagaaaaagactattacttgtctttgactgagggagatcttcccctttatcctgggcttggccaggatccctcggagactgatgaggaggaggatgcgacttttgagaaaatggcagagaaagtttctcaggctgccgaggcagccaagatatttgttgatgctgccccgggggaggaggttgcaggtcccacccctcctattgccccagcctcagccccagcctcaacctGTGCCCCAACCTCAGCCCCAGCATCAAcctgtgccccaacatcagccccagcctcagtgtcagccccaacaccaaccccaacaccagcctcagcctcagcccctgagctggccgacttgattgagcggttggacagagtcgagggtcgacaggagaccctcttgaagaaccagtcagtgatcttggacgtactcagtcagatcctgacatttgttaaggagaaaccgagggggtccaatgaagattcagagtcagagtcattggatattccgctagactatgttgatgatccaacgacgccccctaccatcattgtgacaccagATGCTGAGACTCTgggagtcgttattgtcaaccctgaggatgttgctggggttcagtttcagagggctagacgccaaagacgcaagccagattggtttgaggactatacggatcccacgaggaaaagacctcgcactgcTGCAGCTGCACCAGCAGACGAGGCTACACAAGAGGCTACACAtgtgctggaccctctcaagaagccagatcccaaacagtataggacaatgtgcaagtggcttcttggagacatgcccaacaagaccccgcgggatgtaaagactgggagtcacggtccagcatggtttctgacgttgaagacaccccagtcgtggctcaatgatggggtaagccatttatacctaattatggactgttttcaattttacatgttttatttttactgactcgatgtgagctcgataggatttcgatagtagttcgacatggatgttaaaataggggttgttctttactgtttcagagtggctcgatgtgagctcgatggagctcgataggtagttcgatatggatgttaaaatagattgttttttttactgttttagagtggctcgatgtgagctcgatattagttcgatagggatgttaaaagctcgatgtgagttcgatatgagttcgatagtgaaaattcccttaacaaagtggctctatgtgagctcgatggagctcgatagggagttcgatagggatgttaaaataggttgtctttactatttcatgatggctcgatgtgagctcgatagggagttcgatagggatgttaaagtaggttgtttttactgactcgatgtgagcttgatagtagttcgatggtagttcgatagtagttcgatagggatgttaaagtaggttgttttttactgtttcagactggctcgatgtgagctcgatagtagttcgatggtagttcgatagggatgttaaagtagtttgttttttactgtttcagactggctcgatgtgagctcgatatgagctcgatatgagttcgatgtgagctcgatggagctcgacatcagcattttatgatggtttttgctaatttttttatcgtactctcttttgcagcatattgatgcggcagaacacatgcttcgtatgcgtcgcaagtattttcccaatatatatcgacagaatgcagttgtgatgaacagttatttgtcacaagtgatacctgcccgatatgatcagttcaagaaaacagccgacaaaacaaagtattattgggatgctgacattatgtccatgttgaccggcatcgagcagcagtttctggcatcttcgggaggagttgaggatgtatattggtgccagaactatggacaacaacattggtttgccattgaggcttccatttctagttggactctgactgtttacgattcagacaactcggtgattagtgacgcaaagcttgaggatattatgagtccatggtgctttatgctaccttctctgttaatgcagagtaaactgtttactgatagcttgatgttgaagattccatcagcagGAAATAGGCCGCATCAATTCACATTgcgtcgcaaacagaaacacgagctccctcagtcaaagagaaggtaacaaacatcatcttcatactaattttgtttctaactaaatttatagtaatgtgcacttaatatatatatattttttttacagtggggattgtggtgtgtatgctatcaagtatattgagcatctaatggtcggtcttccattggaagctatctgcgatgaaaatatggaggtgttcaggaacaagtggaccacagacttgtggtatcaaaatttgttaccttgatgattgtatatatacagggtctttacatgtacagtttgttgttcacatttttttataactttcatgggctgttatcgagctaatatcaagctatatcgaactgttattgaattatcaaaatttgttaccttcataaaaagagtttattaatacaacaagttcaaatgggaaaaaagagtttaaagcctagctttgccataaacataacttttcagaaaaatcaaataaaaagggtttattaatacaacaagttcaaatgggaaaaaaaagtttaaagcctagctttgcatgtagccctgttgtggccaagaccaccacacatgctacacttgcgATGACTAGGAATGATTTCTCCATTCGATGGagtgcggtttgtcttccttcttcccaccttattcttcttcggtcgaccaactggttgtttttcaacgggaaccccaacttgcattttctctatgttctcgggaacttcccaatcatcctcattgccagttgggtaaattgtttctttgtaagactccctccacatctcagtagtgtaatatggtgaacacagtgagtaaatgttgacattgcgcaacatggccgcagccacaccatgaacacaagggtaacccattatttgaaactgaccacaagagcatgatttggtcatcaaattcacctcaccatcaccttctgggtctaccacatgaaattcaaactgtccaagaggatggactttcaagtaccttgcatcatccgcaatgcctgagacatctttctcatatgtTGTTGCTAATTtcgatgtgcacttctctacctcctcacgacgcgcggcaaaccatgactgaattgtgaaacgaatgaattccacaaaagtagtgactgggaagggtcttgcgtctctggttttgttgttgaaactttcagcgtagttgcttgtcattacattgtatcgattcccaaGAAAGTATACACGAGTCCACTTATagaagccaataccctcgagatattgagctatggcaggatccatttgctttatattgttgaagaacctgtgaaattttgacttctgaaatgcatatgccgcattccacatctccttgtgacagtgatcggtcttgaacttagcgattacattcatacttatgtgatggtagcatgcgccgtggtaggcatcagggaagaccaactcaagagcatgaataatgctagcatgcttgtctgatacaaaagacagattatcaacaactccaatggcttccttcaatttcatcatgaaatacttccaagaagcatgattctcactgtcaacaatcgcgaatgcaattggataaatgtggttattcgcatccaatgcgacagcacacaacatgtggccaccgtaccttgacttTAAGAAAGTGCCAcccacacatataacaggacgacatgatgtaaatccccttctacaaactccgagtgagaagaaacagtaaagaaagtgaccgtcatctgtgacaaaatcagtaattgtacctggattcttttgctgcagcatgtacaggtaagaaggtaacttggagtacgattcttcaggtgtccccctaacataaccgagtgccttctctgtgcatctccaagccttaatataactcatatcgatcccaaaattattcttcatatcctcctttatgctgtttggtggatagctagtgccatcagtagcatatttgttcttgataaggtgcccaatgacagaaggtgctgcttgacggtggtctttttgtcgcaattctagtgagcaagtatgtacactattataaacagtgatctcaaacatctctgatcgcgctacttttttccctcttattctccaaccacaatcaggatccttgcaggtgatatacaacacatcagtaccagacttcttaaccataaactcaaaattattcttcattgcaaagagagccgctttggttttcaattccatcttgttctcaaatgtcttcccaagatgtaattcccccaacgctataccggatgagggtgattcagaacgactacaagctatgatatcttcttttgtaaacatgggagcactccattttctgtgatcttctgttgaacatattgaaatgttccctgtatagttatattctgttccaccaggacgactagagctggtgccaggtgttcggcgtccttgacttggtgggttcgtccgtgcaatatgacgtattggttgttcttgtgcttcttctacttgcaaatgttcagctaATAGATCATCATCCACCGAATTGTCTCCTAATTCCTCATTGTGTTCGGCTAccggatcgtcattcacataggggttgtactcatactggttgtccctcaggtcaccaataggaaatcctaaagtactggctgctccctcaggtccgggagtggaatatgggtctgcaatgacaatctttttaacaggagtgacacacaaggccaacctttctttagatgttactcctatgaatgcacggacaccaagatcactttcaacatgaacgggtgtaaacggttggtcgccgcaagtgtaaggaacctccaatttcaactcatacatctgtttatcaactttaagttccttgtgcaatatgtcaagaagttgcaagtacgttacagtatcctccatcggtatcaccgtgcattgagggtccttgaaaatccacttattcccttgtaattcccaaacaccattgtaggatacaaaaacgtagacaatagagcttgtgttggaaaaaaaaaaacattaacattgtcaggaaaactgtcatttttccagaaatgcaataaaaaataacattatcgagctttatcgagct
It encodes the following:
- the LOC133800641 gene encoding cullin-1-like; protein product: MAKLLIITTADDEETRRNNREEVVKKIIRDTMVVVNASIRKIHMKLDEDVRDEWNMDDRINAYTVVYNVFCTKDIHVFWHYVIREFYDKYESILTQRISNYVIPSLEDMYREEFMIEIVKQWTELEQYKRYLQIIFARVEKVAAHLHLENHSLIDICKTQFCDRVWDRFHTEIDFSVTKMKEAGVFSNENPLKNNLIQFFTDMEKVCPNERFQTTYDIVKQQ
- the LOC133800644 gene encoding uncharacterized protein LOC133800644; translation: MLRMRRKYFPNIYRQNAVVMNSYLSQVIPARYDQFKKTADKTKYYWDADIMSMLTGIEQQFLASSGGVEDVYWCQNYGQQHWFAIEASISSWTLTVYDSDNSVISDAKLEDIMSPWCFMLPSLLMQSKLFTDSLMLKIPSAGNRPHQFTLRRKQKHELPQSKRSGDCGVYAIKYIEHLMVGLPLEAICDENMEVFRNKWTTDLWYQNLLP